The following coding sequences are from one Rhinoraja longicauda isolate Sanriku21f chromosome 7, sRhiLon1.1, whole genome shotgun sequence window:
- the LOC144595442 gene encoding BTB/POZ domain-containing protein KCTD14-like, with protein MILYTSVKITLLSKVVNLNVGGHIYTTTLGTLTRYPGSRLSEMFTAGLTKLPVDSKGRFFIDRKGTFFAYVLEFLRSLEPPREFVEEVHREALYYGIQPLVRMMEDSPRSYGEVVGRQNFLAQVANYAENIELIVRLARADVVASRLSTVVVCVAKTKEAHAEYLKAMLNHGTKGEPVVKFGPWDPSPTITDMLFCIKMDVERKGYKVSCQPYDIVQRPLSKPCNIFYQLIFTWW; from the exons atgattttgtacacctctgtaaagaTAACCCTT CTTTCCAAAGTGGTCAACCTTAACGTGGGGGGTCACATCTACACCACGACACTGGGCACTCTGACACGGTACCCCGGCTCCAGGTTGTCGGAGATGTTCACCGCCGGTCTCACCAAGCTGCCCGTGGACTCCAAGGGCAGGTTCTTCATCGATCGGAAAGGCACCTTCTTCGCCTACGTCCTGGAGTTCCTGCGCTCGCTGGAGCCACCCAGGGAGTTTGTGGAGGAGGTCCACCGGGAGGCCCTGTACTACGGCATCCAGCCGCTGGTGAGGATGATGGAGGACTCGCCCCGGAGCTACGGCGAGGTGGTCGGTAGGCAGAACTTCCTGGCGCAGGTGGCAAACTACGCCGAGAACATCGAGCTCATCGTCCGCCTCGCCAGGGCCGACGTGGTGGCCTCCCGCCTGTCCACCGTGGTGGTTTGTGTGGCCAAAACCAAGGAGGCCCACGCAGAGTACTTAAAGGCCATGCTCAACCACGGCACCAAAGGGGAGCCCGTCGTGAAATTCGGCCCCTGGGACCCTTCCCCAACCATCACCGATATGCTGTTCTGCATCaaaatggacgtggagaggaagGGCTACAAGGTTTCCTGCCAGCCCTACGACATAGTGCAAAGGCCTCTCTCCAAGCCTTGCAACATCTTCTATCAGCTCATTTTCACTTGGTggtaa